The Eremothecium gossypii ATCC 10895 chromosome IV, complete sequence genome contains a region encoding:
- the NAT1 gene encoding peptide alpha-N-acetyltransferase complex A subunit NAT1 (Syntenic homolog of Saccharomyces cerevisiae YDL040C (NAT1)): MSRKKVAAGGRPASSLGNRSKDDNNMLEALKFYENKNYKRSLKILDTVLKKNPGHVESLALKGLNYLFIEQRSEAATYIEKAVSKIVGTAAPPICCHLLGIYYRQVKDYVEAIKWFQASLDNGSTNKQIYRDLSSLQSQVGDWKGLLGSRQQYWENFMGYRANWTSLATAHDLNGQYTEGAQLLSRFEELAKGKLSEAEAYEHSECLMYKNDLLYKAAADDSAKLREVLAHLDEIENEVFDKYAWYERRAAVYMRLGCTKEASQVYRILIKRNPDNFKYYRFLEVALGIQGNGKIKKALYEKLERFYPRAEPPKFIPLTFINHPEELEKKLEAYILGQLCRGVPAAFNNIKPLYVKRNAVVPSISEKIVTRYFQSIDGTASPIQYVWTAYYLAQHFLFLKNFVRAQECIDLAINHTPTLVELYILKARILKHVGLLKEAAEVIDEGRKLDLQDRFVNTKTVKYFLRANMIDKAVEVVSLFTKNDNTANGVKDLHLMEASWFIVEQAEAYYRLSIEAAKKLEALKELPPSEDEESQETRFAEIREQEYQMKKFKGLSLKRFSAIPKIYKQFEDDKLDFHSYCMRKGTPRAYMEMLRWGDQIFVKPMYVRALVGVADIYFSLDDELRATADSGDALVDANKRSNRKARKVAAALNKRKGTERNQVLAYSGDEDPFGDALLATKSPVQDFYDEFYKWYASQVRSNDMCYDLDFRYHLKCGKTAPALGALTKMVKYHSAESAMTGAMVLSLANVIRDSSPYDLIAKKVAAKGLETEFPSMPLDKVSDPTFNWLEYLTSNFSVNVDSLVFLYRMNLGILPPTEIKNVLLEHLSEVDPYLQNQILQYVL; encoded by the coding sequence ATGTCTAGAAAGAAGGTAGCTGCTGGTGGTAGACCAGCGTCGTCCTTGGGCAATAGATCCAAAGATGATAACAATATGCTGGAAGCTCTGAAGTTCTACGAGAATAAGAACTATAAGAGGTCGCTGAAAATCCTGGACACTGTTCTGAAAAAAAACCCTGGTCACGTTGAATCACTGGCCCTGAAAGGGCTGAACTACTTGTTCATCGAGCAGCGTAGCGAAGCAGCCACATATATCGAGAAGGCTGTGTCGAAAATAGTGGGCacggcagcgccgcctATCTGCTGCCACCTTCTGGGCATTTATTATCGGCAGGTTAAAGATTACGTGGAGGCGATCAAGTGGTTCCAAGCATCGCTGGATAACGGATCAACCAACAAGCAGATATACAGGGATCTTTCCAGCTTGCAGTCGCAGGTTGGTGATTGGAAGGGATTGCTTGGTTCTCGGCAGCAGTACTGGGAAAACTTTATGGGCTACCGTGCCAATTGGACATCCTTGGCGACTGCGCATGATCTGAATGGTCAGTATACCGAGGGTGCACAACTACTTTCGCGTTTTGAGGAGCTCGCCAAGGGAAAGCTCAGCGAGGCAGAGGCATACGAGCACAGTGAATGCCTGATGTACAAAAACGACTTGTTGTACAAGGCTGCCGCCGACGATTCTGCGAAACTGCGTGAGGTTTTGGCTCACCTGGATGAAATCGAAAATGAGGTGTTTGACAAGTATGCTTGGTATGAACGGCGCGCCGCTGTGTACATGAGGCTTGGCTGCACCAAGGAAGCCTCGCAGGTTTACAGAATTTTGATAAAGAGAAACCCTGATAACTTCAAGTACTACCGATTCCTAGAGGTTGCGCTGGGCATCCAGGGGAATGGCAAGATCAAGAAAGCGCTGTACGAGAAGTTGGAACGTTTCTACCCAAGGGCGGAGCCACCGAAATTCATTCCTCTCACTTTCATAAACCATCCTGAGGAGCTTGAAAAGAAACTGGAAGCTTATATTCTTGGTCAACTGTGCCGCGGTGTCCCTGCAGCCTTTAACAATATTAAGCCACTTTATGTCAAGCGGAATGCCGTCGTTCCATCCATTTCCGAAAAAATCGTCACACGCTACTTCCAGTCAATCGACGGCACGGCATCTCCTATTCAGTATGTTTGGACAGCCTATTACCTTGCCCAGCACTTCCTATTTTTGAAGAATTTTGTTCGGGCGCAGGAGTGCATTGATCTTGCAATAAACCATACACCAACCTTGGTTGAATTATACATTTTGAAAGCGCGCATCCTCAAGCATGTTGGCTTATTGAAGGAAGCCGCTGAGGTAATTGATGAGGGAAGAAAATTGGACTTGCAGGACCGTTTCGTCAACACTAAGACCGTAAAGTACTTTTTGAGGGCTAATATGATTGACAAAGCTGTCGAAGTCGTGTCTCTGTTCACGAAGAACGACAATACTGCTAATGGTGTCAAGGACTTGCACTTGATGGAGGCGTCCTGGTTTATTGTTGAACAGGCTGAGGCTTATTACAGGTTGAGTATTGAGGCGGCTAAGAAACTAGAAGCGTTGAAGGAACTGCCTCCATCTGAAGATGAGGAGAGCCAGGAAACTCGTTTTGCAGAGATCAGGGAGCAAGAGTATCAAATGAAGAAATTTAAAGGCCTATCATTAAAACGATTTTCAGCGATACCAAAGATCTACAAGCAGTTTGAAGATGATAAATTAGACTTCCACTCCTATTGTATGAGAAAAGGAACGCCTAGGGCTTATATGGAAATGCTGAGGTGGGGTGACCAGATATTTGTTAAGCCCATGTATGTGAGAGCCCTCGTAGGCGTGGCCGATATTTATTTCTCCTTGGACGATGAATTGCGCGCAACCGCAGACAGCGGCGACGCGCTAGTGGATGCAAACAAACGTTCTAATCGCAAGGCGAGGAAGGTAGCTGCAGCGTTAAACAAGCGGAAGGGGACTGAAAGGAATCAAGTTCTGGCTTATTCAGGGGACGAGGATCCTTTTGGAGATGCATTGCTTGCCACAAAATCCCCCGTACAAGATTTCTACGATGAGTTTTACAAATGGTATGCCAGTCAGGTCCGTAGTAATGACATGTGCTACGATCTAGACTTCAGATACCATCTAAAATGTGGGAAAACGGCGCCAGCCTTGGGGGCCCTGACCAAGATGGTCAAGTACCACAGTGCTGAAAGCGCTATGACTGGTGCAATGGTGTTGAGCCTGGCAAATGTGATCAGGGACTCAAGTCCTTATGATTTGATTGCCAAGAAGGTCGCTGCAAAGGGCCTAGAAACTGAATTTCCAAGTATGCCACTAGATAAAGTAAGCGACCCTACTTTCAATTGGCTGGAATACTTGACCAGCAACTTCAGTGTTAATGTTGACTCGCTAGTTTTCCTCTACCGCATGAACCTGGGTATCCTACCACCAACTGAGATCAAAAACGTGCTACTTGAGCATTTATCTGAGGTCGATCCGTATCTGCAAAATCAGATCCTCCAATATGTGCTCTAA
- a CDS encoding glycerol-3-phosphate dehydrogenase family protein (Syntenic homolog of Saccharomyces cerevisiae YDL022W (GPD1) and YOL059W (GPD2)), whose product MVNTTALIRSPTFVAQFRVLKQVNRGLFSQTSYARTHARTSYTHTMAGTDRLQQTSQILSRSTSSEIRLERPFKVTVIGSGNWGTTIAKVVAENTQEYPQLFERRVDMWVFEEQIEGRKLTEIINEQHENVKYLPGITLPENLVANPSVAAAAADADVLVFNIPHQFLGRIVEQLKGHVKPGARAISCLKGFSVGKDGVQLLSTYIEEHLHIPCGALSGANLAPEVAKGNWSETTVAYTLPQDFRGTGKDVDHAVLKKLFHRPYFHVNVVDDVAGISVAGALKNVVALACGFVLGLGWGNNAAAAVQRVGLSEMIKFARMFFPESKVETFYQESAGVADLITTCAGGRNVRIGRAMAETGKSAQELEKELLNGQSSQGIYTTQEVHEWLQQCGKKDEFPLFEAVYKIVYEGVPMSKLPDMLEDA is encoded by the coding sequence ATGGTAAACACAACGGCTCTTATACGCTCACCTACTTTTGTGGCGCAATTTAGAGTACTGAAGCAAGTAAACAGAGGGCTATTCTCACAGACTAGTTACGCTAGAACGCACGCAAGGACGAGTTATACACACACGATGGCGGGCACAGATAGACTACAGCAAACGTCGCAGATTCTTTCGCGGTCGACGTCGTCGGAGATCCGGTTGGAGCGCCCCTTCAAAGTGACAGTTATCGGGTCGGGTAACTGGGGGACCACCATCGCCAAGGTGGTGGCGGAGAACACGCAGGAGTACCCGCAGCTGTTTGAGCGGCGCGTGGACATGTGGGTGTTCGAGGAGCAGATTGAGGGCCGCAAGCTGACGGAGATCATCAACGAGCAACACGAGAACGTGAAGTATCTGCCGGGAATCACGCTGCCGGAAAACCTGGTTGCGAACCCGTCGGTggcggctgccgccgcggaCGCGGATGTGCTAGTGTTTAACATACCACACCAGTTTCTGGGGCGGATTGTGGAGCAGCTCAAGGGGCACGTGAAgccgggcgcgcgggcgaTCTCGTGCCTGAAGGGCTTCAGCGTGGGCAAGGACggcgtgcagctgctgtcGACCTACATCGAGGAGCACCTGCACATCCCTTGCGGCGCGCTATCCGGTGCGAACCTGGCGCCGGAGGTGGCGAAGGGCAACTGGTCGGAGACGACAGTGGCGTACACGCTGCCCCAGGACTTCCGTGGCACGGGCAAGGACGTGGACCACGCGGTATTGAAGAAGCTGTTCCACCGCCCCTACTTCCACGTGAACGTTGTGGACGACGTCGCGGGGATTTCCGTTGCGGGCGCGCTGAAGAACGTGGTTGCGCTGGCTTGCGGTTTCGTGCTGGGCCTCGGGTGGGGCAACAAcgcagccgcagccgtGCAGCGCGTAGGCTTGAGCGAGATGATCAAGTTTGCGCGCATGTTCTTCCCGGAATCGAAGGTGGAGACCTTCTACCAGGAGTCTGCCGGTGTCGCAGACCTGATCACTACCTGTGCGGGTGGCAGGAATGTCCGCATTGGTCGTGCCATGGCAGAGACCGGCAAATCCGCACAAGAGCTTGAGAAGGAGCTCTTGAACGGCCAGTCATCCCAGGGCATTTACACGACGCAGGAGGTGCACGAGTGGTTGCAGCAGTGCGGCAAGAAGGACGAGTTCCCACTGTTTGAGGCTGTGTACAAGATTGTCTACGAGGGCGTTCCAATGTCCAAGTTACCTGACATGCTTGAGGATGCCTAA
- the MAM3 gene encoding Mam3p (Syntenic homolog of Saccharomyces cerevisiae YOL060C (MAM3)) — translation MRRSQDRSARRAGVLGVLARVPTLAAALPVAGRRAEVPSGEGQFWTFMAVSAVLVLLGGMFAGLTLGLMGQDEMYLKVISTSGSRAERQHARKVLRLIGHGKHWVLVTLLLSNVITNETLPIVLDRCLGGGWQAVVMSTGLIVVFGEIIPQSVCVRYGLEVGAWCSPFVLCLMYLTYPVAYPIALLLDYLLGEDHGTVYKKSGLKTLVTLHKTMGVERLTQDEVTIISAVLDLKDKQVQEIMTPIENVFTISADRILDEKVVEEIFNSGFSRIPIYLPGQPTNFIGMLLVRVLISYDPADALPVSHFPLATLPETSPNTSCLNILNYFQEGKSHMCIVSRDPGSSSGALGVVTLEDVIEELIGEEIVDESDVFVNIHQRIVREQPGPLSRRHVTSYLHSLYTSTSRASAVAAAGARSEQAGPAEKQALLGAGPAEGRLHPAQDVIQPLNPAANPLNISNPHVTIKRQAAILQHADCPNRATADNSDENHALQSAHGSPQERGASCDYGGTSTTPSREHAAREVMVNEHSALATKALEHTYATGSTTHVVTTMEGGHSPSSGHLRGGLPRRVDALAPRPGAAKELPYRNAIASSYRSTKNGIVESIVTIEGVPKTIIEPAQDWDDSHSAAEFRLSSHRGLYLESTAKDSSEDPSESSSNAA, via the coding sequence ATGCGACGAAGTCAGGATAGAAGCGCGAGACGTGCAGGGGTGCTCGGGGTGTTAGCGCGGGTGCCCacgctggcggcggcgctgccagtggcggggcggcgcgcggagGTGCCCTCGGGCGAGGGGCAGTTCTGGACGTTCATGGCGGTGAGTGCGGTGTTGGTGCTACTGGGGGGGATGTTTGCGGGACTGACGCTGGGGCTGATGGGGCAGGACGAGATGTACCTGAAGGTGATCAGCACGTCGGGGAGCCGCGCGGAGCGGCAGCACGCGCGGAAGGTGCTGCGGCTGATCGGGCACGGAAAGCATTGGGTGCTGGtgacgctgctgctgagcaaTGTGATCACGAACGAGACGCTGCCGATCGTGCTGGACCGTTGCCTGGGCGGGGGATGGCAGGCGGTGGTGATGAGCACGGGGCTGATTGTGGTGTTCGGGGAGATCATCCCGCAGTCGGTGTGCGTGCGCTACGGGCTGGAGGTGGGCGCGTGGTGCAGCCCGTTCGTACTGTGCCTGATGTACCTGACATACCCGGTGGCGTACCCGATAGCCCTGCTGCTGGACTACCTACTGGGCGAGGACCACGGGACCGTGTACAAGAAGTCCGGGCTGAAGACGCTGGTCACGCTGCACAAAACGATGGGTGTGGAGCGCCTGACGCAGGACGAGGTCACTATCATATCTGCGGTGCTCGACCTGAAGGACAAGCAGGTGCAGGAGATCATGACGCCCATCGAGAACGTATTTACGATTAGTGCGGACCGGATCCTGGACGAGAAGGTCGTTGAGGAGATCTTCAACTCTGGCTTCTCGCGGATTCCGATATACCTGCCTGGGCAGCCCACCAACTTCATTGGAATGTTGTTGGTGCGGGTCCTTATATCTTATGACCCTGCTGATGCGCTGCCCGTTTCGCACTTTCCGCTTGCCACACTCCCGGAGACGTCGCCAAATACGTCATGCCTGAATATCCTCAACTACTTCCAAGAAGGCAAGTCCCACATGTGCATTGTGTCCCGGGACCCTGGCTCTTCTTCTGGGGCTCTGGGTGTTGTCACGCTGGAAGACGTTATCGAGGAGCTTATAGGCGAGGAAATCGTGGACGAGTCTGACGTGTTTGTGAATATTCACCAGCGGATCGTCCGCGAGCAGCCGGGGCCTCTCTCGCGCCGCCATGTGACATCTTACTTGCACTCTCTCTACACTAGCACCAGCAGGGCATCTGCTGTggccgccgctggcgctcGTTCCGAGCAGGCTGGCCCGGCCGAGAAGCAGGCCCTGCTCGGCGCCGGGCCGGCAGAAGGCCGATTGCATCCTGCCCAGGATGTGATACAGCCACTGAACCCTGCCGCGAACCCGTTGAACATTAGCAACCCACATGTGACGATCAAAAGGCAGGCCGCAATTCTGCAGCATGCCGACTGTCCCAACCGAGCTACCGCGGATAACAGCGACGAGAACCACGCGCTGCAGTCCGCACACGGCTCGCCGCAGGAGCGCGGTGCGTCCTGCGACTACGGAGGGACCTCGACTACGCCGTCACGTGAGCATGCCGCTCGCGAGGTCATGGTCAACGAGCACTCCGCTCTGGCCACCAAGGCACTGGAGCACACTTACGCGACCGGGTCCACGACCCACGTAGTGACCACGATGGAGGGCGGGCACAGTCCCTCCTCCGGCCACCTTCGCGGAGGCTTGCCGCGCCGCGTGGACGCGCTGGCTCCCAGGCCTGGCGCCGCCAAGGAGCTGCCTTACCGGAATGCAATTGCTTCGAGCTATCGGTCTACCAAGAACGGGATTGTTGAGTCCATCGTCACCATCGAGGGTGTCCCGAAGACCATTATCGAGCCTGCCCAGGATTGGGACGATTCCCACTCGGCCGCAGAATTTCGTCTGTCTTCTCACCGCGGACTCTACTTGGAATCCACTGCTAAGGATAGCTCTGAGGACCCTTCGGAATCCTCATCGAATGCAGCATGA
- the RTK1 gene encoding putative serine/threonine protein kinase RTK1 (Syntenic homolog of Saccharomyces cerevisiae YDL025C (RTK1)) → MPETISTQQSHGSVADSTSIRSTKSNSSFFNAAKSKSKLNLSRLFRGSGGASGHPQHSSGRGQSGLGQQTGSTHVGGTDKLQLDTLLSPRPSNWSSQSGAQDGLPNFPSSPSLSTMTSRGVHGIPMFGDAKKGEVQLLYNPGDQEAQHKLEKSPGAYSATTLDTSPHPNQHLTQYLQSQIESIRDKEAQRHQLTPPPAKEPSQIKKSLRLKRFLKFPSSSKQEDKTPPPQQTVIPATAVITDRETIQMTLYGSDDAHALIKKFGIPGKVLGEGVSGSVSVIKSTDGQLFAVKRFRPRAPRETLKEYSRKVTSEFCTGSTLRHQNIIETLDMLQEGELFLVVMEYCPYDFFNLVMSNQMTKHEVWCYFKQICRGVDYLHSQGLAHRDLKLDNCVVTADGILKLIDFGSAIIFRYNFNSKLEPAKGIVGSDPYLAPELLTQLYYDPSAADVWSIAVMFYCMSLRRFPWKKPSEDVPSFKLFCQKPDDENDHSKGPYRLLKLLPRATRLLISRMLELDPKKRASITEIIQDPWFLSIEACDKDLLAVHPPDTHTHHLVTEEELRILNAEQKDKVSEKEKAS, encoded by the coding sequence ATGCCGGAAACTATATCGACGCAGCAAAGTCATGGCAGCGTTGCTGATAGTACTTCTATTCGATCGACCAAATCAAACTCCAGCTTCTTTAATGCTGCAAAGAGCAAGAGCAAGCTAAACCTGTCACGGCTTTTTAGGGGGAGCGGCGGTGCCAGTGGGCACCCGCAGCACAGCAGCGGGCGTGGGCAGAGTGGTCTTGGGCAGCAGACGGGATCTACGCACGTGGGCGGAACGGACAAGCTGCAACTGGATACGCTGCTTTCTCCGCGACCCAGCAACTGGTCATCACAGTCGGGCGCTCAAGATGGACTGCCGAACTTCCCGTCGTCGCCGTCTCTATCGACGATGACCAGCCGGGGGGTTCATGGAATTCCCATGTTTGGGGACGCTAAGAAGGGCGAGGTGCAGCTACTGTATAATCCGGGTGATCAGGAGGCGCAACACAAATTGGAAAAGTCGCCCGGCGCCTACTCGGCGACTACTCTTGACACGTCACCTCATCCGAATCAGCATTTGACTCAGTACTTGCAGAGTCAGATTGAGTCCATCCGTGATAAGGAAGCGCAGCGGCATCAGTtgacgccgccgccagcaaAGGAACCTAGCCAGATTAAGAAGTCATTGCGTTTGAAGCGCTTTTTAAAGTTCCCCAGTTCCAGCAAACAAGAAGACAAGACCCCACCGCCACAGCAAACTGTTATACCGGCAACAGCAGTTATAACTGATCGTGAAACGATACAGATGACTCTTTATGGGTCGGACGATGCACATGCGTTAATCAAGAAGTTTGGGATCCCTGGCAAAGTTCTGGGAGAGGGTGTTTCTGGGTCTGTGTCTGTCATCAAGTCGACTGACGGGCAGCTTTTCGCTGTGAAACGGTTTAGACCCCGGGCACCGCGCGAGACATTGAAGGAGTACTCGCGTAAAGTGACTTCCGAATTTTGCACGGGATCCACTTTACGTCATCAGAATATTATCGAGACGTTAGATATGCTGCAAGAGGGCGAGCTTTTCTTGGTGGTCATGGAGTATTGTCCCTATGATTTCTTCAATCTTGTCATGAGCAACCAAATGACAAAGCACGAGGTCTGGTGTTACTTTAAACAAATATGCCGTGGTGTGGATTATTTGCATTCCCAAGGGCTAGCGCATCGCGATCTGAAACTTGATAACTGCGTAGTGACTGCAGACGGAATTCTCAAATTGATCGACTTTGGGAGCGCTATTATATTCCGGTACAACTTCAATAGTAAACTGGAACCAGCCAAAGGCATAGTTGGTAGTGATCCATATTTGGCTCCTGAGTTGCTGACGCAGCTGTATTATGACCCAAGTGCGGCTGATGTATGGTCTATCGCAGTCATGTTTTACTGTATGTCCCTGAGAAGGTTTCCGTGGAAAAAGCCAAGTGAAGATGTCCCATCATTTAAACTTTTCTGTCAGAAACCTGACGATGAAAATGACCACAGTAAAGGGCCTTATAGACTATTGAAGCTGCTACCGCGTGCGACTCGGCTGTTAATCAGCCGCATGCTTGAGTTAGACCCAAAGAAGAGGGCATCAATCACTGAGATAATTCAGGATCCATGGTTCTTATCTATAGAGGCATGTGATAAGGACCTGCTGGCAGTACATCCACCTGATACACATACACACCACCTGGTCACAGAGGAAGAACTGCGAATACTGAACGCGGAACAAAAGGACAAGGTGTCGGAGAAAGAGAAGGCTTCATGA
- the PRS5 gene encoding ribose phosphate diphosphokinase subunit PRS5 (Syntenic homolog of Saccharomyces cerevisiae YOL061W (PRS5)): MNNIIVFAGSSHPSLVNKICENLSIRPAEVKLGKFSNGETSINIGESVREKDVYVIQSGCGHVNDNFMELLILINACKTSSASRVTAVMPYFCYSRQPDIPYTAKGAPLISKARKAGEKGAEAVESVLTTQKPVSQSARKSIELAIENSISTLQLGESAPVRAKLEHSGSNSRIPVIQKHEEASSSEAAGTAFNSNNSSYKLWVAQSGTLVANLLTTAGADHVITMDLHDPQFQGFFSIGVDNLYCKPLIQAYIQHRIPEYKDAVIVSPDSGGAKRSSKVADALGLPFALIHKERRSQILKGPPDATLASGGGMPLSPKPLISNLNSTDVKSSLGSSKYVQTTMLVGQVRDKVCILLDDLVDTSYTITRAATLLKEQGATKVYAVVTHGVFSGDALNRVAQSAIDKIIITNTVPQEETVRILGKDRVDIIDVSRVFGEAIRRIHNGESISMLFEYVT; the protein is encoded by the coding sequence ATGAACAATATAATCGTGTTTGCGGGGAGTTCTCACCCATCGCTTGTCAATAAGATATGCGAGAACCTGAGCATCAGGCCTGCGGAGGTGAAGCTCGGCAAATTCTCGAACGGGGAGACGAGTATCAATATCGGGGAGTCCGTGCGGGAGAAGGACGTTTACGTGATTCAGAGTGGGTGCGGGCACGTGAACGACAATTTCATGGAGCTTTTGATTCTGATCAACGCGTGCAAGACGTCCTCTGCCAGTCGTGTGACGGCGGTGATGCCGTACTTCTGCTACTCGCGGCAGCCGGATATTCCGTACACAGCGAAGGGGGCTCCGCTGATCTCCAAGGCGCGGAAAGCAGGCGAGAAGGGAGCGGAGGCGGTGGAATCGGTGCTGACGACTCAGAAGCCGGTGTCACAGAGCGCACGAAAGAGCATCGAGCTCGCGATCGAGAACAGTATCTCGACGCTACAGCTGGGCGAGTCGGCGCCCGTGCGCGCGAAGCTGGAGCACTCAGGTTCGAACTCGCGCATTCCGGTCATCCAGAAACACGAGGAGGCGTCCTCGTCGGAGGCTGCTGGAACTGCCTTCAACTCCAATAACTCTAGCTACAAGCTATGGGTCGCCCAAAGCGGGACTCTGGTCGCCAATCTGTTGACGACTGCGGGTGCGGATCATGTGATCACGATGGATCTACACGACCCCCAGTTCCAAGGCTTTTTCTCGATAGGCGTTGACAACCTCTACTGTAAACCGCTCATCCAGGCCTACATACAGCACCGTATACCCGAATACAAAGATGCGGTTATTGTATCGCCAGACAGTGGTGGGGCCAAGCGTTCGAGCAAAGTGGCAGACGCCCTGGGGCTTCCATTTGCGCTTATCCACAAGGAGCGCCGGTCGCAAATCCTCAAAGGCCCGCCCGATGCTACTCTCGCTTCTGGGGGCGGGATGCCTCTTTCGCCCAAGCCACTGATTTCTAATTTGAACTCCACTGATGTGAAGTCTTCGTTGGGCTCCTCCAAGTATGTGCAAACTACTATGCTGGTTGGACAGGTGCGTGATAAGGTGTGTATCCTGCTCGATGATCTTGTTGACACTTCGTATACTATCACACGTGCTGCGACCCTATTGAAGGAGCAGGGCGCCACCAAGGTTTATGCAGTGGTCACCCACGGAGTGTTTAGCGGCGATGCTTTGAACCGCGTAGCCCAATCGGCGATCGACAAAATCATTATTACCAATACTGTACCACAGGAGGAAACTGTAAGAATTTTGGGGAAAGATAGGGTTGACATCATCGACGTATCCCGCGTCTTTGGTGAAGCAATCAGGCGTATCCATAATGGTGAATCCATCAGTATGTTATTCGAATACGTTACTTAA
- the APM4 gene encoding Apm4p (Syntenic homolog of Saccharomyces cerevisiae YOL062C (APM4)) — translation MIDAFFVFAPRGSLIVSKLISGEAKESLSEVFRLQVINGLEIRSPVLTLGSTTFQHIRTSGGLWMVVVVRGNADSAAIWEFLYHMNKLLDAYAINTEEALLDDFMLCYELLDVVLDSGLPQDTELSHIVPLLSRKPATGESASGDDFLNSARLRRTGTKNVSVETLDHFSRDVCPWRGEGIKYKKNEVYLDVIEKLSLLVNRDGTILKAYVDGTVQCTAHLSGMPLCHFGFNDSQSLRQRSPRRQYAPRVFGTDERESVVLEDCKFHQCVQLNKFDQERVIRFVPPDGEFELMKYHIRDDLRPPFKVTPVVSKVNERSIEYRITLQSLFPTKLSAKDVELYIPAPPYTISAKVNVSCGKCKFVPEENAIIWKIHKFHGLTENTLSAVTIADEQGHYAQVLDQWPRPPISLKFEIMMFSNSGLVVRYFKVVEKDLKYNTFKWVKYISRSGAYEIRY, via the coding sequence ATGATCGATGCGTTCTTTGTATTTGCGCCCCGTGGGAGCCTGATAGTGAGCAAGCTCATCAGCGGGGAGGCCAAGGAATCGCTGTCGGAAGTGTTCCGGCTGCAAGTTATCAATGGGTTGGAGATACGATCACCGGTGCTGACCCTGGGGTCAACGACGTTCCAGCACATACGCACGAGTGGAGGGCTCTGGatggtggtggtggtgcgAGGTAATGCGGACAGCGCGGCGATTTGGGAGTTTCTGTATCACATGAACAAACTGCTGGATGCATACGCAATCAACACTGAGGAGGCGCTACTGGATGACTTCATGCTGTGCtacgagctgctggacgtggTGCTGGATAGTGGGCTTCCCCAGGATACCGAGCTGTCGCACATCGTGCCGCTGCTGTCGCGGAAGCCGGCGACGGGCGAAAGCGCGAGCGGCGACGACTTCCTGAACAgcgcgcggctgcggcggaCGGGGACGAAGAACGTCTCCGTGGAGACGCTGGACCACTTCAGCCGGGATGTGTGCCCATGGCGCGGGGAGGGGATCAAGTATAAGAAAAACGAGGTCTACCTAGATGTGATAGAGAAGCTGAGCCTGCTGGTAAACCGCGACGGCACGATCCTGAAGGCATATGTGGATGGCACGGTCCAATGCACCGCGCATTTGTCCGGCATGCCACTCTGCCACTTTGGGTTCAATGACTCGCAGTCGTTGCGGCAGCGCTCGCCCCGCAGGCAGTACGCGCCGCGCGTGTTCGGCACGGACGAGCGCGAAAGTGTTGTGCTCGAGGACTGCAAGTTCCACCAGTGCGTGCAGCTCAACAAGTTCGATCAGGAGCGGGTCATCCGCTTTGTTCCCCCAGACGGCGAATTCGAGCTGATGAAGTACCACATCAGAGACGACCTCCGGCCGCCCTTTAAGGTCACCCCCGTGGTTTCCAAGGTCAATGAGCGGTCTATAGAGTACCGCATCACCCTGCAGTCTCTGTTCCCCACCAAGCTGTCCGCGAAGGACGTCGAGCTCTATATCCCGGCACCGCCCTACACGATAAGCGCCAAGGTGAACGTGTCCTGCGGCAAGTGTAAGTTCGTCCCCGAGGAAAACGCCATCATTTGGAAGATCCACAAATTCCATGGCCTTACCGAAAACACCCTTTCTGCTGTCACCATAGCCGACGAGCAGGGACATTACGCGCAGGTGCTCGACCAGTGGCCGCGGCCGCCCATCTCCTTGAAGTTCGAGATCATGATGTTCAGCAACAGCGGCCTTGTCGTCCGCTACTTCAAGGTCGTGGAGAAAGACCTCAAGTACAACACCTTCAAGTGGGTCAAGTACATCTCGCGCTCTGGCGCCTACGAGATTCGCTACTGA